The genome window acccaaggagttgtagggggctgcaaccctgtaggtgcaagaacaatatgaactaaccagtaccccctgagctcgagtctctagctgcatatgtagcagaagatggcctaatcagccatcattggNgtgcaacaacaatatgaactaaccagtacccccctgagctcgagtctctagctgcgtatgtagcagaagatgccctaatcggccatcattgggaagagaggcgccttggtcttgtaaactttatatgacccagcacaggggaaggccagggccaagtagtgggagtgggtgggtaggggagcaggggtggggatggggtatagggaactttcaggagagcatttgaaatgtaaataaagaaaataataataaataaaaaataaaaaatggaaaaaaagaataaattaactACTTTTTCTTTGATAAAAAAAGATGGTATACATAAGAATAAGTGGTTGTTGTGTCATTCTCCAAAGGTTTCCCAAACCACTTACCTTTAAACATAGCTCAGATAGTGTACTTTACAACAATGTTAAAGtgtaaagaattttcttttgtaaataatGATATAGTCTGGATTTACCATGGGTATTGTTTCCACTTAGGCATGAAAAGAGAACATGGGGTCCTCTAGGTTATACATCATCTTGGCCCTAAGTAGATATTTATTGTTTCTGGCATCTATTTGAGGAGTCTTTAGGAACACTTAGGTAATCTCTAAGAAGTTTTGGGTTATATACATAAAGTGGGTGTTGGTGAGGCTGGGTCCTGAGTGCTCTGTCTTCTTTGACTATCTCTGGTCATAGGGCTCTAATACAATTAGATGgcaccttcttctccctctgttcctGTTGCCCCCTCCTTGCTGGTGGGTCTCTTGGAAAGTAAGAGGTTCTGGCAATTAATGGGGCTGATGTTGGTGGACAAATGTTCTGATTGTGACAGATTGCTGTCCTCGAGGCAGTGAAGAGCAGCAATTAGGACCTTACTACATTCAGAAGAGATCCCTAAATCCCTCATCTTCATGTAGTTacatctcctttctttccttgcctCTGCTGTTCCTGCTActaccttcttccttcctcctcaccttcctgGGCCTGGTACTCTTCCTccaattttctgtcttcttcctcatcctctgttCTCCATCATATGCCTCTAACTCACGTCTGAAGCCCAATCTCCAACATTCTCAGTTATTCCAGtttacttgcttattttatttcatacaatGTAATGTGAtcatctttccctcttctttccacaCAGCTCAGATCTTCCCTACTTCCCTAACCATTTAacttcattcatattttctctttctctgtttctttctctttaaaaaagaaaaagaaaaccctacaaaatgaaaaaaaatgaaaattaaaacaaacaaacaaacaaacaaacaaacaaaccaaccccaaATGCCATAGTGGCAAAAACCACACAAAGTACAAGGAGTTTACTTTTTCTTCATCAAATTCCCGAGACTTGGAGTACTCCCTAGAATGTGGTGGATATACCCAGTCAGACTCCACTGAACAAAACTGATTTCCCCTTTGACAGTATCAATAGGAAGTAGCTTCTTAGTTAATGGTTGGATCCCGTGTAGACTTCCCTTGtctcagtgctaggattgcagtTGGCTCAGTCCAGTGAGATCATAAGCATGCTGCCCCAGACTTTGTGAGTTCATGAATGCATTAGTTCTGTTGCATCTGGAAGACTGTTTCCTCtgagtcatccatcacctctgaatcttatttttttttatttttaacttttttatttttatattttacatgttcTATATATGctatagattttatattttatttataactttttaaaaattaatcattccatttgtttacatctcaagtgATATCTGCCTTCCCAGTTACCGCCTCCCCCACAACCCCTCATCCCACATatgccctctctccccttccctttgcctctatgaaggttccccccatccatccactcccaccccacttcTCCAGTATCCCCtttgctggggcatcaaacttccacaggaccaagggcctcccctctcactgatgtcagacaaggtcatcctctgctacatatgtatctggagtcatggatccctctctgcacactccttggttggtaggaTGGTCCTGGGAGCACTGAGTGATCTAACCATCttacattgttcttcctatggggttgcaatccccctttgctcctccagtccttctacCAGCTCCCCTatcagggtccctgagctcagtctgatgatttGCTCTAAGCCTCCACATTTgcattagtcaggtgctggcagagcctcccagggaacagccataccaaattcctcttggcaacagcaacagtgtcagggtttgatgtctgcagacaggatggattcccaggtgggatgATTcccagatggcccttccttctgtctctactccactttttgtccctgtctttcctttggactgGAACATTTCttggttaaaaactttgagatggttGGGTATCCTCATTCCTTGACTCCTgcccatgcctatctactggaggtggcctctacaggttctatctctccttcACTGCACATTTTCTCTAAAGTCATCtccttgggtcctgggagcctctcacttccctggtgtctgagaccctccagtggctatccccagttcctcatccctcactgctacatatttttattcaatttcctgaccctttgtacctctctcctgtcccttccagtACCTGTACCTGctcccttttttcctccccctcctctctccctctcaggacccccctccctctacctcctgaaaTCAACCTTTTCCCCCCTCTATGTTGAAGTTAAGCATCCACACCccggtcttccttcctcttaaactccatatggtctgtgggttttaCTGTAGCCATTGTgtgcttttgggctaatatccacttatcagtgagtacatgccatgtatgttcttttgtgtctgggttacctcactcagaatgatattttctagttccatccattttcctgcaaatctcatgaaatcattgtttttaatagctgagtagtattccattgtgtaccacacttttttttattattattttctttatttacatttcaaatgctatcctgaaagtttcccatacccctccccccNNNNNNNNNNNNNNNNNNNNNNNNNNNNNNNNNNNNNNNNNNNNNNNNNNNNNNNNNNNNNNNNNNNNNNNNNNNNNNNNNNNNNNNNNNNNNNNNNNNNNNNNNNNNNNNNNNNNNNNNNNNNNNNNNNNNNNNNNNNNNNNNNNNNNNNNNNNNNNNNNNNNNNNNNNNNNNNNNNNNNNNNNNNNNNNNNNNNNNNNNNNNNNNNNNNNNNNNNNNNNNNNNNNNNNNNNNNNNNNNNNNNNNNNNNNNNNNNNNNNNNNNNNNNNNNNNNNNNNNNNNNNNNNNNNNNNNNNNNNNNNNNNNNNNNNNNNNNNNNNNNNNNNNNNNNNNNNNNNNNNNNNNNNNNNNNNNNNNNNNNNNNNNNNNNNNNNNNNNNNNNNNNNNNNNNNNNNNNNNNNNNNNNNNNNNNNNNNNNNNNNNNNNNNNNNNNNNNNNNNNNNNNNNNNNNNNNNNNNNNNNNNNNNNNNNNNNNNNNNNNNNNNNNNNNNNNNNNNNNNNNNNNNNNNNNNNNNNNNNNNNNNNNNNNNNNNNNNNNNNNNNNNNNNNNNNNNNNNNNNNNNNNNNNNNNNNNNNNNNNNNNNNNNNNNNNNNNNNNNNNNNNNNNNNNNNNNNNNNNNNNNNNNNNNNNNNNNNNNNNNNNNNNNNNNNNNNNNNNNNNNNNNNNNNNaaggtggctgcaaccctgtaggtggaacaacaatatgaactaaccagtatcccctgagctcatgtctctagctgcatatgtagcagaagatggcctaatcggccatcattgggaagagaggcctcttggtcttacaaactttatatgacccagcacaggggaataccagggccaagtagtgggagtgggtgggtaggggtgcaggggcagGTGAGGGTATAAGGaggttttgggatagcatttgaaatgtaaataaaaaaatcaaaaaaatctaaaaaaattaaaaatgatgtacagaggtaaacagagaattctcaatggagaTTTTCagattaacatttttattgatggAAGTATTCATTTCCTCTATCTTGTTTTTAATTCCTGAGATGTTCTTTtcaatctcttttattctgttggttataTTTGCGTCTGACCTTCCTGTTTGtgcttctacatttttattttccagttttccctCAGTTTGATtctattgattctatttccacctTCATGCCTTGgatttttccttcatttcattccactgtttttcttttcatatgctTCATTAAGTGAATTTTTTCATATCCTCTTAGAGTTCCTTGAAAATAATCATAATAGCTATTTTGAATTCCTTTTCCTATTCTTCAGGTATATTACATTTCTGAGAGACTATCACAGTAGGGTAGGCAGTCTCTAGTGGAGACACattgtcctggctgttattggttgtgggttttttttcaggTTTCTAGTCATCTCTCTTTGGGATGATTATTTTTTTAGGTACTGAAATCTTGGCTTGTGTTTGTTGGATGGGTGTTCCATCTTTGGATTTTGttatcctttctagttcttaGGAGGATGTGGTGGTTGTGTATTGACTGGTTAAAAAAAGTGTATGCAGCTTTCTGCTGCTCTCTGCTCCTAGGATCCCACTGCAATAGGAAAATACCTCTTGATACTCCTGTGTGGCATCTCCTTGCTAGTGGGCTACTTGCAAGGTGAGATCCTGGCAGTTAGAAGCTGCTACTGGTGAACAGACATCTGATTATGATAATGTGTTGTGTTTGGGGAAATGATGCTTGAATCCTCTATTCCCATACTCATACATTCTTCCTTTCTATCTGCCTCTGATGTGAACATTATAGacctcattctccctcccttttttattttcctggtccTTCTTCAAGTTACTTGTCCTTTTCATCCTCATTTCACCTCCTTAATACTGCAGCATTTTCAGTTTCTTATGCTCAGTTGTTCATGGCTATAAGTGTATATTGAAAGTTGGGAAAGTAAAGTTCTTGATAGGATGACAACAATGAGAAAATGCCTATCCATGTGTGGTTGACTTAGGTAGCCTGCATCAGGTCTCTGATGTTCATCATTATGGTCTGTCCATTGCCAGGATTTGGGGTGGAGAGTTCTCTAAAGCTTGCTGTCTTGAACACATCTCTTTCCAGAGGCCTgcaggggtcagcacaacatACAACACAATCCCCACTAGTGATTATTTCTCCTTCAGACCCACAGGAACCATGCTTGAAACTGACCTTGAGTAAACCTCTTAAACTTTGTTTTGCCTTTCAGCTCTGCTATGTGTCAAGTGTAAACGTTTCAATTCTACCAAGAATTGTCTAACACAGTCAGGATACTGTGCAGCCAGAAGA of Mus pahari unplaced genomic scaffold, PAHARI_EIJ_v1.1 scaffold_13144_1, whole genome shotgun sequence contains these proteins:
- the LOC110314867 gene encoding secreted seminal-vesicle Ly-6 protein 1-like, with the translated sequence MWWLCIDWLKKVYAAFCCSLLLGSHCNRKIPLDTPVWHLLATLLCVKCKRFNSTKNCLTQSGYCAARRDQKCLLWTVTSGEFLSYGTQTCWTHCVNKYIIRGSVRSEHKCCNSSSLCNQV